The proteins below come from a single Gimesia alba genomic window:
- a CDS encoding protein kinase domain-containing protein produces MNSEQSCVVGSRVRPFQLHAVTPQLQQQQINSEDYRGRWLALIFYPHDFSFVCPTELTGFSAEKPQFDQLNCELLGVSIDSLETHAKWLQTPADDGGVEGLRFPLAADPEGALCQYFGVWREADGLPNRGLFLIDPEGILRFAASYDLSVGRNVQDVLRILDALQAGGLCPANWKRADGVLDTASLLKSGRVLGHYRIVRALGQGAFGQVFEADDLRLERKVALKVILKQNDQTEKQLLREARAAAGINHPNVCTIYSADLIDTLPTIVMEYIDGAPLTDLIGSGCDHRRFRRIAQQIALGLAAAQEKGIVHGDLKPANILLRDGETPVIVDFGLARSFQQRETVTSDSTDSEPPASVTTNTDATPEADLSSLDLEETIVFENHPVETATLSAAHSNGISGTPAYMSPEQARGAALSEASDIFSLGLIFVQMLSGTSVMRDMTALEIIATLWRPDFVASLTEQIPSEFRNELIDLFAMDPTNRPSAKEVGRRMGEGM; encoded by the coding sequence ATGAACTCCGAACAAAGCTGCGTCGTTGGGTCCCGGGTTCGTCCCTTTCAGTTGCACGCGGTGACTCCCCAGCTTCAACAACAGCAGATCAACTCGGAAGATTACCGGGGACGCTGGCTGGCACTCATCTTCTATCCGCATGACTTCTCGTTTGTCTGTCCCACCGAACTCACCGGGTTCAGTGCGGAGAAGCCGCAGTTTGATCAACTCAACTGCGAACTGCTCGGCGTGAGCATCGACTCGCTTGAGACACACGCGAAGTGGCTTCAAACTCCAGCCGATGACGGCGGCGTGGAAGGACTCCGCTTTCCCCTTGCAGCTGATCCCGAGGGCGCGCTGTGCCAGTATTTTGGTGTCTGGCGTGAAGCTGACGGCCTGCCCAATCGCGGCCTGTTTCTGATTGACCCGGAAGGCATCCTGCGTTTCGCCGCCAGTTACGATCTGAGCGTGGGGCGGAATGTGCAAGACGTCCTGCGTATTTTAGACGCACTGCAGGCGGGCGGCCTCTGTCCGGCCAACTGGAAACGTGCCGATGGCGTGCTGGATACCGCGTCGCTGTTGAAGTCGGGCCGGGTGCTCGGCCATTACCGCATCGTCCGCGCGTTGGGGCAGGGGGCCTTCGGTCAGGTTTTCGAAGCCGACGATTTGCGACTCGAACGCAAAGTCGCCCTCAAGGTGATTCTGAAACAGAATGATCAAACCGAAAAACAACTCCTGCGCGAAGCACGCGCGGCTGCCGGCATTAACCACCCGAATGTCTGCACGATCTATTCCGCGGATTTAATCGACACGCTGCCGACGATTGTCATGGAGTACATCGACGGCGCACCACTCACCGATCTGATTGGCAGCGGATGCGACCACCGTCGGTTCCGCCGAATCGCACAGCAGATTGCCCTGGGCCTGGCGGCCGCTCAAGAAAAGGGGATCGTCCACGGCGATCTGAAGCCGGCGAATATTCTGTTGCGCGACGGAGAAACGCCGGTCATCGTCGATTTCGGGCTGGCCCGTTCGTTTCAACAACGGGAAACCGTCACCAGCGACAGTACAGACAGTGAGCCCCCCGCCTCAGTCACAACGAACACAGACGCCACGCCGGAAGCGGACTTATCATCGCTGGATTTAGAAGAAACGATCGTGTTCGAGAACCATCCGGTGGAAACGGCGACGCTCTCGGCGGCTCACTCCAACGGCATCTCCGGCACCCCGGCGTACATGTCACCCGAACAGGCCCGCGGCGCGGCATTGAGCGAAGCCAGCGACATCTTTTCCCTGGGCTTAATTTTCGTGCAGATGCTCTCAGGCACTTCCGTCATGCGCGACATGACGGCCCTCGAAATCATCGCCACCTTATGGCGCCCCGATTTCGTCGCCTCCCTGACCGAGCAGATTCCCAGCGAATTCCGCAACGAACTGATCGACCTGTTCGCCATGGATCCGACCAACCGCCCCAGTGCGAAAGAAGTGGGCAGGAGGATGGGGGAGGGAATGTGA
- a CDS encoding DUF1501 domain-containing protein, with translation MSSDQSVFCPGPMSRRSFLEAGYLALGGLGLSELLQQRALANAISGGTNSNDDTAVIFIWLLGGPSHMETYDMKPNAPSDYRGQLNPIATNAPGIEICELLPLHAKVADKFSIIRSISHEDSQHARGSVRFLSGRKTQSVNPISEFPTVGPIVAKMREHRSVGVPNYVASSPRAYGGGSAYLGESAMPFVVGGNPGAPGYKVPNLSLSNGLKNRLDDRVGLLKAFDQMRKDTDLNGSMESLDDINQQALSLLTSEKARQAFDLTQESDATRDRYGRHKWGQRALLARRLVEAGTSFVTMYMNNPDVPGTQKNRIHSNWDIHAINGDLYYDLGVRMPPFDRAVSALIEDIYARVLDKKVMLVVSGEFGRTPRITVQPGTKSKVMQPGRDHWPGAMSVLVSGGGAPMGQVIGSTTAKGEYAKDNKLDPNDLLATVYRFLGIDQNHEFLDRSGRPMPILPHGAPISELI, from the coding sequence ATGAGTTCTGATCAGTCCGTTTTTTGTCCTGGTCCCATGTCCCGACGCAGCTTCCTGGAAGCCGGCTACCTGGCATTAGGGGGGCTCGGATTATCAGAGTTGCTACAGCAGCGGGCGCTGGCCAATGCGATCTCCGGCGGCACCAACTCAAACGACGATACCGCGGTCATCTTCATCTGGCTTTTGGGTGGCCCCAGTCATATGGAAACGTATGACATGAAACCCAACGCCCCCAGCGATTACCGGGGGCAGCTCAACCCGATCGCGACCAACGCACCGGGTATCGAGATCTGTGAACTCTTGCCGCTGCATGCGAAGGTGGCGGACAAATTTTCCATCATCCGTTCGATCTCGCATGAAGACTCACAACACGCCCGCGGCTCCGTCCGGTTTCTGAGTGGCCGGAAAACCCAGAGCGTGAATCCGATTTCCGAATTTCCTACCGTAGGACCGATCGTGGCCAAAATGCGCGAGCACCGCAGTGTCGGTGTTCCCAACTACGTCGCCAGTTCGCCCCGCGCCTATGGCGGGGGCAGTGCCTATCTTGGTGAATCGGCAATGCCGTTTGTCGTGGGCGGCAATCCCGGCGCCCCCGGTTATAAGGTGCCCAACTTGTCGTTATCCAATGGACTGAAAAACCGCCTCGATGATCGCGTGGGACTTTTAAAAGCATTCGATCAAATGCGAAAAGACACCGACCTCAACGGCTCGATGGAGTCTCTGGATGACATCAACCAGCAGGCGCTCAGCCTGTTGACCAGCGAAAAAGCGCGGCAGGCGTTTGATCTCACGCAAGAGAGTGACGCCACCCGCGACCGCTATGGTCGTCACAAATGGGGTCAGCGTGCGTTACTGGCCCGGCGTCTTGTCGAAGCCGGCACCAGCTTTGTCACCATGTATATGAACAACCCCGATGTCCCCGGCACACAGAAAAACCGCATCCATTCCAACTGGGACATCCACGCCATTAACGGCGACCTGTATTACGATCTGGGCGTCCGCATGCCGCCCTTTGATCGCGCCGTCTCGGCTCTGATTGAAGACATCTATGCACGCGTCCTCGATAAAAAAGTGATGCTGGTCGTCTCGGGCGAGTTCGGCCGCACACCACGGATTACGGTTCAGCCGGGCACCAAGAGCAAAGTCATGCAACCGGGCCGCGACCATTGGCCGGGTGCGATGTCCGTTCTCGTCTCAGGAGGCGGCGCCCCCATGGGGCAGGTGATCGGCTCCACCACCGCCAAAGGCGAATACGCGAAGGACAACAAGCTGGACCCCAACGACCTCCTGGCCACCGTCTACCGCTTCCTGGGAATCGACCAGAACCACGAATTCCTCGACCGCAGCGGCCGCCCCATGCCCATCCTGCCGCACGGTGCTCCTATCAGCGAATTAATCTGA
- a CDS encoding glycosyltransferase, whose product MQTTHSSHRFLIYVVAYEAEQHLYDLFEQIPYDLFNRSDIHFLVSDDASSDNGAQVLKEWLEAHDIYNVTILKNRVNQGYGGNQKIGFRVAVDEGFDCLILLHGDGQYTPERLPEFLNTWNESQPDVILGTRMHSNSSARKGGMPLYKLVGNRILTTFQNWLTGWKLSEYHTGYRAYSTKFLASVPFEINTNEFHFDTEILLQAAHVGASVREIEIPTFYGDEICRVPGLKYAWDVVTATVQFKMHQWGMLCSLKLRNLSSDRYRDKTQAEYSSHALALNVLQKHHARKVLDIGCGLGHVASRCEQSGMQVTGIDCVTPLPKTMTEFHSVNLEHDALPVSISQFDAMLLLDVIEHLADPEEFLLSIRNADHENSEDAIQAPMPSEPDQNPPFVSSATDSTNSSTQNHRDNTPATNDAPPTDNNTSQPLLILSTPNIAFVAIRLNLLFGQFRYAERGILDITHKRLFTKRSLLQMLRVCGYEIERVHGVGVPFSAVMPGRTGRMLGWAANLLAKLWPSLFAFQILVECRPRPGVNQVLKNAIRIHELTSANDSQENKNEPGHPEPHEMLE is encoded by the coding sequence ATGCAAACGACTCACTCATCACACCGATTTCTTATCTATGTTGTCGCCTATGAAGCGGAGCAGCATTTGTACGACTTGTTTGAACAGATTCCATACGATTTGTTCAATCGGTCAGATATCCATTTCCTCGTCAGTGATGATGCATCCTCCGACAACGGAGCACAAGTTTTAAAAGAATGGCTGGAAGCCCACGACATCTACAATGTCACGATTCTGAAAAATCGCGTCAACCAGGGATATGGGGGAAACCAGAAAATCGGTTTCCGGGTAGCCGTTGATGAAGGATTTGACTGCTTGATCCTGTTGCACGGCGATGGACAATATACCCCCGAACGTCTGCCGGAGTTTTTAAATACCTGGAACGAGTCACAACCGGACGTGATTTTGGGCACACGAATGCATTCGAACAGCAGCGCCCGCAAAGGGGGAATGCCGCTTTACAAGCTGGTTGGCAACCGAATTCTGACCACGTTTCAGAATTGGCTGACGGGCTGGAAATTGAGCGAGTACCACACAGGCTATCGTGCGTACTCAACGAAATTCCTGGCAAGTGTCCCATTCGAAATCAATACGAACGAATTTCACTTCGATACAGAAATCCTGTTGCAGGCTGCGCATGTGGGAGCCAGCGTACGAGAAATTGAAATTCCGACTTTCTACGGCGACGAAATTTGTCGGGTACCGGGCTTGAAATACGCCTGGGATGTCGTCACTGCTACGGTACAATTCAAGATGCATCAGTGGGGCATGCTGTGCTCACTCAAGTTACGAAACTTGTCTTCAGACCGATATCGTGACAAAACCCAGGCCGAATATTCATCACACGCGCTAGCACTGAATGTGTTGCAGAAACATCATGCCCGGAAGGTACTCGACATCGGCTGTGGTCTGGGACACGTTGCTTCTCGTTGCGAACAATCCGGAATGCAGGTCACAGGCATCGACTGTGTGACGCCACTCCCCAAGACAATGACAGAATTCCATTCTGTCAATCTGGAACACGACGCGTTGCCCGTTTCCATCTCTCAATTCGACGCCATGCTGTTGCTGGACGTCATTGAGCACCTTGCGGATCCGGAAGAATTTTTGCTGTCGATCCGCAACGCAGACCATGAGAATTCAGAAGACGCGATTCAAGCACCCATGCCATCAGAACCAGACCAGAACCCTCCCTTCGTCTCGTCTGCAACCGATTCAACAAATTCATCCACACAAAACCATCGCGACAACACTCCAGCAACGAACGACGCTCCCCCAACGGACAATAACACATCTCAACCACTGCTCATCCTATCAACCCCCAACATTGCATTTGTAGCAATCAGGCTCAATTTGCTGTTCGGCCAATTCCGATACGCTGAACGGGGAATTCTGGACATCACCCACAAGCGACTATTCACAAAACGCTCACTGTTACAGATGCTACGGGTTTGTGGATATGAAATAGAGCGGGTACACGGGGTTGGTGTTCCGTTCTCAGCAGTCATGCCAGGTCGCACAGGTCGTATGCTTGGTTGGGCTGCCAACCTGCTTGCAAAATTATGGCCCTCTTTATTTGCATTTCAGATTCTGGTGGAATGTCGGCCCCGTCCCGGTGTAAACCAGGTATTAAAAAATGCAATCCGAATCCACGAGTTAACCTCAGCGAATGATTCTCAGGAAAACAAAAATGAACCGGGACACCCAGAGCCACACGAAATGTTAGAATGA
- a CDS encoding ArnT family glycosyltransferase has protein sequence MDIRGAESSATSTPQRVAELPTNVLNTDTEEAFSTTASYWVWLAVALIILGGIVFRAMLLEAFFLDFDESMHFQAARETTLADAWRASLIHTHPPLTFLIYHFWVKLGDSELMLRMPALLFSISALVFGFMWLKELVGPRPALVGLAFLTYSMPMIHLGAQMRSYTLLLTFFFAALYFQERFLRTQSIVSLAGSGCCLALAMLTHYSAAWIMLVLGLFITLRILSGTLPRRAVISWGILQVILLGVCVALYFGHVRRFVKSELQTDMWDFWLIDSAYDPTTTHPAYLAMMRVVEFIQYNAGLMWPLITGMVVFGAIVLLRKGYRESGSKWIAVERSLLVLLPMIVAMLLFHFRVYPVGHTRHSIWIIPFVALGLSAATLPLLKRPGFIRGAIVSLTVALWVYSYAYPNVWKLQTTQTPAMAREAVALLKKTVPEGGLILTDDSTRNVLEYYLVGNSIIHGKPLGNGYTEYKMAGYRVVTIPKFQFYMYDFRADWSSFKKVFGENAVKPLWVTYIGFEVPANNPSLIFKRFPAGRLIKKVSYLDNQILHVQFRPPRKETNGDTSHPKDTAKKNAS, from the coding sequence ATGGACATCAGGGGAGCTGAAAGCTCGGCCACATCAACTCCACAAAGAGTGGCAGAACTTCCTACTAATGTATTGAATACCGACACCGAAGAAGCTTTTAGTACGACTGCTTCTTACTGGGTCTGGTTAGCAGTGGCGCTGATTATTCTTGGGGGGATTGTCTTCCGGGCAATGTTACTGGAAGCCTTCTTTCTTGATTTTGATGAATCAATGCACTTCCAGGCCGCCAGGGAAACCACACTGGCAGATGCCTGGCGTGCCAGCCTCATCCATACGCACCCGCCGCTGACGTTCTTAATCTATCACTTCTGGGTGAAGCTTGGTGACTCCGAACTAATGCTTCGAATGCCGGCCTTGCTGTTTAGTATTTCCGCTCTTGTTTTTGGATTCATGTGGCTCAAGGAATTAGTCGGACCACGTCCTGCACTGGTGGGCCTTGCATTTCTGACATATTCGATGCCGATGATCCATCTCGGCGCGCAAATGCGGAGTTACACACTGCTGCTGACGTTTTTCTTCGCGGCTCTCTATTTCCAGGAGCGATTTCTGCGTACTCAATCAATTGTTTCACTGGCGGGAAGCGGCTGCTGTCTGGCTCTGGCTATGCTGACGCACTATAGCGCGGCATGGATCATGCTCGTGCTCGGGCTGTTCATCACTCTGCGAATTCTATCAGGCACACTGCCTCGACGTGCGGTCATTAGCTGGGGCATTCTGCAAGTGATACTACTTGGTGTCTGTGTCGCTTTGTACTTCGGGCATGTTCGGCGATTCGTCAAAAGTGAACTCCAGACTGATATGTGGGATTTCTGGCTGATTGACAGTGCCTACGATCCGACAACGACTCACCCCGCCTACCTCGCGATGATGCGTGTTGTCGAATTTATTCAGTATAACGCTGGTCTGATGTGGCCTTTGATTACCGGGATGGTAGTATTCGGCGCGATTGTTTTACTGCGGAAAGGATATCGCGAGAGCGGGTCAAAATGGATTGCTGTCGAACGTAGTCTGCTGGTACTGCTGCCAATGATCGTAGCAATGCTGCTGTTTCACTTCCGAGTGTACCCCGTGGGTCACACGAGGCATTCGATATGGATTATTCCGTTTGTCGCACTGGGACTTTCGGCTGCGACTTTGCCCCTGCTGAAACGCCCCGGTTTTATACGTGGGGCAATCGTATCGTTGACTGTCGCTTTGTGGGTTTATTCATACGCTTACCCAAACGTCTGGAAGCTGCAGACGACACAAACTCCCGCGATGGCGCGTGAAGCAGTTGCATTATTGAAAAAGACCGTCCCTGAAGGTGGGCTCATTTTAACCGACGACAGTACGCGTAATGTCCTGGAATACTACCTCGTCGGCAATTCCATCATTCACGGGAAGCCACTCGGAAACGGTTACACTGAATATAAGATGGCAGGCTATCGAGTCGTGACAATTCCCAAATTCCAGTTTTATATGTATGACTTTCGCGCAGACTGGTCCAGCTTCAAAAAAGTCTTTGGCGAGAATGCAGTAAAACCACTCTGGGTGACATACATCGGATTTGAGGTACCCGCAAATAATCCTTCATTAATCTTTAAACGATTCCCAGCAGGACGCCTCATTAAAAAAGTAAGTTACCTGGATAACCAGATCCTGCACGTACAATTCCGTCCCCCCCGGAAAGAAACGAACGGCGATACCAGCCATCCCAAAGACACAGCCAAAAAAAACGCGTCATAG
- the csrA gene encoding carbon storage regulator CsrA, protein MLVLSRKVNETIQIGDNVQVTILETRKGTVRIGIAAPREIQISRPEQVKQTVTQEPASQEGTRENSQFSLAFCGSIS, encoded by the coding sequence ATGTTGGTCTTATCCCGCAAAGTCAACGAAACGATTCAAATTGGCGACAACGTCCAGGTGACCATTCTGGAAACCAGAAAAGGGACCGTCCGCATCGGCATTGCCGCCCCCCGGGAGATTCAGATTTCCCGCCCCGAGCAGGTCAAACAGACCGTGACACAGGAGCCTGCATCACAAGAAGGAACACGAGAAAATTCCCAATTCTCCCTCGCCTTCTGTGGCAGCATTTCCTGA